The sequence GCTGCTTTATGTTTTGGTCGAAGTAAAATGCACTAGGAGGTACTTTGGACCCAAACAAACACCATTCTAAATAAATTactttcttcttgttcttgttctcatctttattcattTCCAACTAAAATCCAACACATACAGTAGGAATGCAAAGTAGAACATCTCAAACATGTAGCAATATATGTCCACACCCATTTTTACATGATACCTAATGCATAAGCAAGGATATATTGGTTACATATATTGCTGAAACTAGATGTTATTTCTCATGGGATTGGATATACGACCACTTTTCCGGTGGCTCTGTTGGTGTTAAGATAGGAAAATGCTTCAACGGTCTTTGAAAATGGAAACGGACTTTTGGGGTCAATCACTGGCTTGACCTTCCCACTTTCCAGGTAAGGTTTCAATTTCTCCAAGATAGACCCTTTAGAAGTGAGCACAAACATAGTTGCTGGTGGAATTACAGGGCCTACTATTGTCACAACATGCCCGTCCTTTTTCACTGCCTTGACTGCCTTATCAGTCTGCCCTGTTTTTGTGTACAACAAAAATTAGTCTTCGACATATTACGAGTAATCATTACACGTTGAATAGAAAAATACAATTAGATTGGCAGGTAATGCACAAATAAATATCATGAGCAATTTCACCAACCTTTTGTTTTAGAAATGGAAATCAATTTAAACACATAGTTAGACGCAAAAAGGCCACAAGTTTAACAATTGTTTAGGTTGATTATTGATTATTGTCAAAGGACACCCCCCACAAGACCCAATTCTAAGTATAGAATTCATTGACCAAATTAGGCTTATGatgaaatgaaaacaaattcaaaatcttaCCAACTGCATCATATACGACATCAAATTTCTCTGGAAGGTCTTCAAAGTTTTCTTTGGTATAATCAATGGCCAAATCAGCTCCCAAACTCTTCAATAGCTCCAGTTTCCCAGTGCTTGAAGTAGCTGCTACCTTGGATGCACCAAAAACATGCTTTGCTAGCTGCCCCAGacgtcaaaaaaataaaaaaaggcatACAAGGATTATCATATCTGAGATAGATGAGTATGTATGAGGCCACAAATTTATATTGAACATTAATGATGATTCTGGGATACAGTGAGaacaaaaaacttttaaatacTAAACTCACAATAGGGATGAAAAGACTAACATGAGGGCATTGGTGTATCAATGAGAGTCAAGAATATACCTGAATAATGTGTGTTCCAACTCCACCAGCACCACCCAATACAAGGATGGATTTACCTGCAGAGAATTCAGTTCGTTCAAGGCCTTCATAGGCAGTCTCAATGGCCAGGGGAAGGCTAGCAGCTTCaacaaaacttagatttttgggtttcagagCCAATAGTCTCTCTTCAACAGCAGTGTACTCGGCCAAAGTGCCATAGCTTTTTGGGTGGTCTAAAGCTTTTTCATTGAGGTCTCCGTATACTTCATCTCCTTCCTTGAAATTCTTCACTTGGCTTCCCACTTTTACCACTACTCCAGCTACATCATAGCCAGCAACAATCtatacaaaataataacaacaataaggAGAAATGATAATcttactaataaaaataaaatttaaaaaatatatatatagtcattgatattaagatttttataaaTTAGTAAGTGATTCATGCGCTAGTAGATTTTGAACCCATTGGtgatattaaaatattcaaacCCCCCTCCActtattaaaaaggaaaaaaattaaattaattccTTGCCATGGACGGTATCAAGGCAATGAACACATAGGAAGATCTTGTAATCTGGGAAGCACGGGTGTGGCTAAAGTGTAGCTGGGTCGAACACCGCGGGGATGCAGCTACACGCGCGTcccacacaattttttttaaatcttatatGGCCGGGACACCTcagatcttcttcttcttcacctccggtccttcatcttccttttcttcttcttcttcttcttcttcttttccagtCTGAGCGGTAGAGATACTGAATGAATTGGGCTTCCAGATTTAGTTTGATGTACTTTATTCTTCATCAATTATTTGGGCATTTGGGGATTTGGCTTGCTTTGTCAAGGGCCTAAAGGCCCATGGGCTGTTTGAATAATATATAGTTGGCCATAggaccttttcttttcttttgggttagttgttttttcttttcttttcttttttctttttttgagattatttacaaTAGGAGGagggatttgaattttgaacataTACATTCAAACTGACGGttgaactaaaaaattattagcgATTCttctttgttgcttttttttatttttatttttcgaaacgttgcttttgttttctctaCTTGTTTAGTGTTTACCACGTATCtattctttttagttttgtgGGCTTAGGCATGTGACTAGGCTTGGGAACTCCCAAACTTATTAAgtctatactattattttaacTTGTGCcgttattttttcaattttatattctaATTTCGGAACATCATTTAATAGTTATATACTCACTTTATTATCTATTATTACTCTTAAATTGATGTATATATTTAACattatatgaagaaaaaaaatgtttaacaacatataaaaaataaaaataaaaatatatttaataattaattaataaacatattCCACCGCATCCATgtcctactttttcaaaaattgtcatGTCGCCACACCACACCAACACCTGCACCAATATTCATGCAAGTGCTTCCTAGCATGTAaccttcttttaatttttttttttaaaaaaaaaatttgttaaaaagaatattataaatcaaacagaaagagagagagagagctcgaGATCATCTCTCGAGCCCGAGGAGAGGAGACCCAATCAAGGAAAGAAGAGAGGTGTAGGAACCTCAGCCCATCCCACTTACAAAAAGCAATCCAACAAGCAATATTAATTATTGGCTTGGAATTTCTTCTTAAACATGTAAGCTTGTAGAGGGAGTTTCTAATATTTGAAACTTGCAGCCCTCAAAATTGTCTCTTGAAACTTCATCTATGATGGTCCTCAATTTACAGTCTTATTTCAACTTTTAACTTTATGTCCAATCGGTCAAAATATTTAGATAAGACTAGCTTCTCCTAGTCCCTCTCGACTCCTCATccaaaatgtcaaataaaaatcgacatttttcttttatactatgCTTTAACTGAAATGGCAGGATTGTATTCCTTTCGCATTTAACTTTTCCAAGATGTGATCATTGGTGAAGTCCTGCAATATATCATTCATGTCATGGTTGTCTTCGTATCAAACCATAGCAAGAATATATAAGTTTCTTCAGCTTTCgtatcactaaaaaaaaatttagtctcctTATAGgtgaaatttataattatttttaatatataattaattcttaattattaatttattattcatatttGACTTCATTCagaataattttattactttaatatatttatgttaaattcacaattttttaaatttaatttaatattattaatattaatattaactGCAGTAATATTACCAAGAATTAGGATTGTTATTATTAATCGctattgttatttaatttttaaaattaaggtaTAACCAAGTTAAGAACTATTGatacatttatttaaaaataaaatatgtcaaCAATTTAGAAAGCAACTTTTTCATTCTCTTGTTGAAACTTCAATTCTCAAACATATCATTTCAAATCTCTAAGTTGAGTTTCTTACAAACAATTTGGTTGTCCATATTAAAAGGAAACTTATTAAGaacttcaattcattttttttttttattgataatcttCAATTCATATTTGACACTTAATGATCTTATTTCTCTACAAACGCATAGGCTACAATTTTAGATGGAAATATtcaatgtttatattttatttccttttgtaCCTaacttttaatgttttttgtttttgtaaaagtgcccaatattttttttaatcctagcTAGCGTGTCCACTGGTCATTTTAGACTCTGGTTTTACATCAACATGGCCATTAACATTATTTCCATCAAATCTCTTAAGCAAAGCTTGATCAACTAACGACAGCACACGACAAAGCTCAAGCAAAGAACGACAAAGTTTAGGTGTAGCACTTGCAATTTCAAACGAGTCGAATTCATCGAGATTCCAAATGGGAGATCTGCCACTCGACTTGGGCTTGTCAGGTTTTGACAACGAGAACCCACAGCCCCCCCCATTAAGCAATCTTTAGCTCGAGTACCTCTGAATCAAGTTGATATGCTAGGTCTAGTTGTGGATGTGGATTGGCACtttattaaatttgataaacattttttgtttatacttATTGGTTTACGAAATACTTCACTTGCATCTTGAATTAggtttataattattttatatcactatatatataataagtacaaaatttattcgccaatttttttttaatttggtcaaTTAAAGATTTTTACTCCTCAAAACTTAttatgttgtttttcttttgttttctttgtagATTCCAAccctttctcaattttttttttttttttttataatttgataataggGGATTGAGGTTAAATCTTGAATATCTTTATTAGAAATATCAGAAAGTGCAAACCAATTGAGTTGCAAGACTTTTGGTTACCTCTTTCTTAATTAAATCAAGCTAATTATGATCAAGAGAAACTTTATGAAGTGCATTATACAAAACCACCTAGAATGTAGTTAAAGTTCATACATAATTCACACACAagttccgaaaaaattagttaactttaaaaaatgaaatgcaaaaTGGAGACAATCACATTTAAGCACTGTACACATCCATGATACCATATAATATATAACATCAGTGATGGCTCCATGTTGAACACAGGATGGTCATAAAATGCAACATTGATAGTATGACTATATTACGTAcacaacgatttcaaaatatgaaatcacataaaaggaaattataaaactttatttatttgcttttttttttttgtcaatatctgaaattatctttttattagattttgtataatttaagctTTTTAATGAcctcttgaaaaaaaataaaaaaatagaactaccattaacatatatatatatatatatatatcttttgagAATTATATACGTTAAAATGGAGACAATTCAGACAGCGTTGATGAAAATCTTCATAAAAGAGATGATAACACCAACAAAAAATGTATTCATAAACTTCTGAAATAAGAGAGAGATTGGGAAGAAGGTCTTACTGGTAAAGGAGAGTCAGTTTCCTTGAAATACCCAAGCATCCTCTTAGAATCGACAGGGTTAAGAGATGCAGCAACAACCTTGACCAGTACTTGGTCTTCCTTCACTTCTGGCAAGGTTACATTTGAATCCAGCTTCAAAACATCAATAGGATTTCCATATTCAGAGTAGACCCAAGCCTTATTTTTAGAGGGTATTGAAGCAGTTGAAGGAGCTGCCATTGTATTGTATGCTAAAGAAACTTGCAGGGAGAAAGAGAAGGAGTTGGGTCTGTGTTACGAAGAGAAGAGATGGCTTAGTAGTGACACTCAAATGGTGATTTTCTGAATAGCATCTTTGCTTGATGATGATACTTATTGATACACCTTGAATTAGCAAACCACAAGACTCGGTCAATTTGAGACTTGATAAGGAAATAAAAATGAGCTATTGTCCATGAGATTATTTACACGAATTGAGAACGTCCAAACAAGTGGCTCGTCCATAGTGATTTTTACTCAAAACTTAGTAATTTTTAGCTACGTTCATCAAAATTGGGATTTACCATACAAGTCCACTGCTTTAGAATTTGGGAGTGAATTCCCCAAAACTCGCTCTCACTTCCTCTACTGATGTAACATGTCTCCCATGAGGAGTGGCACAAATCAATGAGAcccattctttctttctttttctttttctttttcttttttttttttttttttttttttttttttttttttttttttttttgctgaacaAAAAAATGAGTCTCCAGTGTAAGCTCATCGATTCCACGTCACATGACAGCAATAAATAATATCACGTATACCACACGAGCCTTACTAAGGCTATCGCTCAAGCCACAAGATCTCCTATATAAAGACCAGTACCTTATCAAATCTAAGGTAAGTGAGAAATCTACTAACTTTGAGAGTTTATAGAGATCTTGGAGGaaattatgactttttttttttgaggaaattatGACTTAACTTGTCACCCCAACGAAGGAAATCATGTGATTTGCGAGTGAGTCTCAATTAGGAGAAATTAGTGTATGAGATGAGACCATGTCACACCCCAAGCCCAAGGTATGAGCAAGCCATATGACAACAGAGCCACACTAACAAAGTTTCACAGTACAAGCATGTAAGGCTTTCTTATTGATTAGCAACTATCCTCAAAGAAtattacacaaaataaaatccaaaactaacttcaataattaaattaccaaaaatcTCTAAagtataaatgaaaaaaaaaaaaatcaaagataaagagcataaaacaataatatataacaacaaaacactaaatactaaaaattaaaattcttaaactcttCTCAAGCGCACAGCCTAAGCAAAAGCTCCAAAATTTGTTGTTCCTCATAATCTAAGACTGAAATGGTAGAAATGGGGTGAGTTTGACAATTCAGTAAATAATTACATCGAAgttagccaaatgaaaagcgcacacacatatataattaaCACATAATTTgcaatgcattttttttttatttaaaaaacataaaaaattatagtttgCAACGAGCTCCAAAGActttaaaaattgtaatttgctatgagttcaaaattttcaaattttggattggACTTGAAATAATAACCATATCCCATCAGATTCATAAATTTTAACGATCTTTATAACCATGGTCACAATGATTTGTAAACAACAAGTATTAATATTCTTCTTGGCCGTATTATGTCATTTTTATCATAAATTGTTGGACGACATCCATTTTAGTATGCGTTTGGATAGCTGATTGTATTTCAGCATCtggggtttttgccttttttttttttttttgaccagcGCCTCTTGCACTATTCATGTCTCATGAACAGTGTATTAAGGCAAATGAACAGTGTTTTGTGAGTGTGAACAataaccaaaaattatttttttattgtttttagtttttagtttttagcaaaataagtggtatccaaacgtACCCTTAGTGCCTTTTCAAATCTTATCTGTTGTTTGCCAACTGAGGACAATGTCAAAGACACTGATGAAGTTAAAATTGTCACGTGTTTGTTTCCTTCaaggaaaaatgattttttttaatataaatattttttggtatttagtATGATAGAAAACTTAGGTCAACAAAAAAGATTAGTAGCCTAGTCAAAGGAAAATAATGAGTTTTGGATGGAAAACATTTTCCGTCCTTAAAATTAAAGATGCCGaagtcaaaatattttttgcgTGGGCATTGTAGGGACAAGGGCCCAAAATAGTATATTAGGCCTTGAGCCTTATCCAATGACATTGATAGGTCCGAGGGGGAGCAAATAGTTAGTAAATGTTCCCAATTGAAGTCTCAAAGGTGGGGAACAAGTGAAAGGTTGTCCGAGAAGGAACTCCTCCTTGAATATGATGAATATAGTTCACAATATATACTCCATCAATTAGCGTAATCCTCCAAGAAGCTCCAATGATAGAGACatgcctcatgaacatacgagaatgaagaaaacctaaaaatatctaagagaaagctgccactaccgcattaaatgcactgcaactacttttttgaccgcatttatgtggagaagacctctgaacagtactaccttggctaccacaactcacagaaaaccagagggggtgtctgatgggacaagtactcaagtaaggactcggatgatcaacaagtgtatgGTGAAGATGGTCCAAAAGAGGATATATAAGGGTGAAAGACTCTTCATGGTGGGAGGATcgtaaaaatagagagagaacaccatagcaatctaaattgtctCTGTATCCAACtgtgatcaatatatataattgtgacaTCCTCAGACTGAAAGTCCATTGATATCAATACctcttatttgtgcttgattgtcGTTTAGTTCAATACTAACCATTGTTCAACTCATTAGAGTTTAGTTCTTtaacccactctttacaaatttattgtattgggctcattggaccGAGATCCCATACACTTTGAGCTTGGGCCACAAATCGGGACtctacaattggcaccgtctatGGAAAGAACATGTGTAATAGTGAAAGCAACGGTTAACTATAGCAAATTCAGACTCACATCAGGCAGAATCCATAGCATCTCAACGTGAAAATCCTTTTTCGCCAACCTTGAGCGTAGGAGAGATCAGGAGGGTAGTGCGCACGTTATGCACACAAGCAAAAGCCACTCTCGAGTTGGGAGTCACGTCTCTCAAGAACAACACAATAAAGCCATGCAAAGGGAAATCGACCAACTTAAGAAGAAGTTACGCCAGGCACAACGAAAATGAAGTCCCACCCCATTTGATTCCTCTTCCGACGATGAGAAGGATAGCGGGTATCGACGTAAATCAAGGACTCCTCCTAGCGAATCCTTCTCATATGAAGAGGAGCACCATAGTGAACGCCGATGCAAAAACCCCATTCATAGAGGATTGGAAAATAATGCGATGAGCAAAGCTTTGAACCAGATTGCCAAGTCGCCCTTCACGCATAGGATCGAAAGGGCAGCTCCTCCTCGATGTTTCCATCAGCCAACATTCATCATCTACAATGGGTGAACAGACTCGGTGGAACATGTGAGCCATTTCAATCAGAGAATGGCTGTCTATTCTAAGGATGAAGTCTTGATGTGTAAAGTGTTCCCATCTAGTTTGGGACccgtggcgatgagatggtttggcGGCTTGAGGACGGGTTCAATAAATTCCTTCAAGGAGCTCACTCAAGCATTTGGCTCCCATTTTATCACGTGTACCAGGGTCCCTCGGCCCTTAGACTCCCTACTGTCtttgtccatgcgagaaggggAGACCCTGAAAACATATTTGGACAGGTATTGGGAGATGCACAATGAGATAGAGGATAACTTTGAGGACGTCGCCATCAGTACCTTCAAGAGTAGCCTCCCAActgagcatggcttaaggaagtcTCTAACAGGAAAACCAGTCACCAGCCTACGCCAGCTTATGGATAGTattgacaagtataaaaggCTTGAGGAAGACCAACAACTGGGtaaaggaaaggctaaggttatccctcatgagaggagggatttcaggttggACTGATTCAATAACAACCGGCCCCGGAGAGATTTTGCTGGACAATCAGGGTCTACCAACACCCAGATTGTTAATGCAATATTCCGAGAACCAGTGCATCAGGTTCTAAAGAAGATTAAGAACAAGCCAttctttaaatggccaaacaagatggtcGAAAACCCCTTGAGACGCAACCAGAGTCTTTATTACCAATATCATCAGGACTAGTGGCACACTACGGAAGACTACAGGAATTTGTGGGACCATTTGGACCAGCTGGTCCAGGAAAGGAAGTTGAAGCAGCTGCTGCACCATTCTAGTGGCCAAGCGGGGTAGACAGGTTCGGATCCCCAGAGAGATTTTTCTTCAAGACCTTCTCTAGGaacgatcaatgtcatcttcACTGCCTCCAGTAGGACCGGTTCCTGTCCCTCCAGAGTGATGTCTGTGGCTCGGCTATCAACTGAAAACAGCAATTTAGAGCCAAAAAGAGCCAGAATAGAGGCCCCACTAGTCCTGGGCTTCTGGGCCGATGATAAAATCGGAACTATCCAACCCCATGACAATGCTTTGGTAGTCACACTCAGGATAAGGGGGTATGATGTGAAAAGAGTGTTGGTAGATCAAGGAAATGCTGTCGAGATAATGTAACCCGACCTATACAAGGAGCTGAATTCAGAACCTGAAAACCTAACAGCATACAATTCCCCACTAGTAAGTTTCGAAGGGAAAACAGTTACTCCAAGAGGTCAAATTAGACTACCTATACAAACCAGTTCGGATGTGGTGGAagtggacttcattgtggtgAATGCTTATTCACCTTATACGGCTATTGTGGCCAAGCCTTGACTTTATGCCTTAGAAACCGTTTCTTCTACCCTCcaccagaaggtgaagtatccgtcCAACGGCCAAGTTAAAGAGATTGTAGGGAATCAATCCATGGCTAAGCAAGGCATAGTGGTTGCCATCTTGCATAGGCCCAATGCAGAGTTCTCAGCCTCTACTGAAAGGAACTTTTAGCAATCAAGAACTCCAGTATTGTCCAACAATGAATCAACCGAGGAAGCGAAGTGCGAAGATCTAGAAAAGGTTGTTGTTGGCAATGATctggagaagttctttcaggtcggctcCCAGTTGCCTCCCCAAAAGAGAGAAGAGCTAATCGAATTCCTGAGAAAAAACGTGGATGTATTCACGTGGAATGCTTATAAAGCTCCGAGGATCGACCCAAATTTTATTTGCCACCATTTGAATGTCAGTCTATCTATTACACCCAAAAAACAACCTCCTCGGCGATCATCTAGAGAACATTTTGATGCTATCAAAGATGAGGTGATGAAACTTAAGCGGACGGGAGCTATTAAAGAGGTTTTCTATACTAAATAGCTGGCCAATTCTGTGATAGTAaggaaaaagaatggaaaatggCAAGTATGTGTAGATTTCACGGATTTAAACAAGACTTGTCCAAAAGATCCCTTTcctatgcctcggatagacCAGCTAGTAGATACTACCGTAgaccatcctcggatgagctttttagttgcctttcaaggataccatcaaataccGCTAGCACTAGATGACTAGGAAAAGATAGCTTTCGTTACTCCCACAggaaactaccattacaaaGTAATGCCCTTCGACTTGAAAAATGCAAGATCCAcatatcaaaggatgatgactaagATGTTTGAACCTCAATTGGGCAAGAAtattgaagtctatatagatgacatggtagtGAAGAGAaaggtggtgtccgagcatgtgAGAGATCtcggaaatatttttaaaatactcAGAGAACACAAGTTGCGCCTTAGCGCCTCCAAATGTTCTTTTGGTGTGGGATTAAGAAAATTCCTGGGTTATATGGTGACCTACCGGGGAATTGAAGTTAATCCTGACCAGATTAAGGCGATAAACAATTTGCAACCACTTCAGAACCCCAAAGAAGTTCAGAAGCTAACCGGAATGACTGCTGCTCTAAACCGATTTATTTCTCGGTCCGCAAATTGATGCAGACCCTTCTTCCTACTGATGAATAAATagaagggatttgaatggactgaGGAGTGTGTTTTGgcatttcaaaaacttaaagaatacaTATCTCaaccacctatcatgtccaaTCCTGGGACGAATGAGGTCTTGTTTTCTTATATTGCGGTGGCCCCTCACGCTATGAGTTTGGTATTGGTACGGGTTGACAACGGAGTACAACAGCCAGTCTATTATATGAACAAATCACTACATAAGGCCGAGATTTGCTATCAACCGCTGGAGAATGTCATCCTGGCAGTGGTGCATGGTACACGAAAGCTTTCtcattacttccaagcacatacaGTTGTCGTCCTAACTCAACTTCCACTCAGGGTCATACTCCAAAGTGCTGATTATACGGGGAGGATTACAAAATGGGGCAtagttctaggggcttttgacatcaaatacatgccccgtacctctgtcaagggtcaagtacatcaaatacatgcctcgtacctctGTCAAGGGTCAGGTATTGGCAGACCTCGTGGCCGAGTTCACTGAACCCCCGTTAGAAGAAACCTAACAACAcaaaacatggatggaaaatcggttggcacaatctcCCTACAAGAACATTTATTCTGGAAGGTATACGTTGATGGTGTGGTAAATCAAAGGGGCTCTGGAGTGGGGCTAATTCTGATCTCGCCCGAGAAGCTCACCATAGAAAAGTCACTAAGATTGGGCTTCTCGACCACGAATAACGGAGCTAAGTACAAAGCCTTACTGGAGGGAATGTCCATGGTTCAAAGAATGGGAGGAAAGGCAATAAAGATGTTCTCAAACTCAAGGTTAGTCGTCAGCCAAGTGAAGGGCGAACTAGAAGCAAGAGATGAGAGGATGCAAGGGTATTTAAGTCAAGTTAGACATCTACAATCAGGATTTGAAtccttcactcttttgtacATCCCCAGGAGTGGTAACACACACACCGATTCTTAAGCCACACTGGCGACCTCCTCGGCACAGAGCCTACCTCGGGTTATCCTTATAGAAGACTGTACAAACCCACGGAGGTCAAGGGACAAGCGGTTCATGTTCACCAAATCAGGGTAGGGCCCAGTTGGATGGATTCCATAGTACTACATCTGAGAGAAGACATCTTCCCGGAAGACAAATCAGAGGCTGAAAAGATAAGGAGAAAAGCTCCTCGTTTCTAGCTATCCAATgacaaaaaattgtacaaacgcTCTTTTTTCGGGCCATATCTACTTTGTGTTCACCCCATAGCGATAGAGCTACTCTTTGAAGAGCTGCATGAAGaaatttgtggaagccacacaggaggcAGATCTTTGTCTCATAGAGCCATAACTCAGGGCTACTGGTGGCtaaatatgcagaaagaagcataagaatatgtgaagaagtgtgattAGTGTCAAAGGTTTGCACCAAACATACACCAGCcaggaggagttcttaacccccTGTCTAGCCcctggccttttgctcaatggggcttaGATATAGTTGGCCCTTTCCCCAAAGCAACAAGGAACAAGAGGTATTTGCTAGTCGGCACTGActatttcactaaatgggttgaagctgaaccttTAGCAAATATCAGAGATGTGGATGCTAAGAAgtttatttggaaaaacattgttacCCGGTTCGGGATCCCTCATTCCCTCATCTCGGATAATGGTCTTCAGTTTGACAGTAAGTCCTTCAGGAGATACTGTTGTGTATTGGGAATTACGAACAGATATTCTACTCCAGCTTATCCTCAGGGAAATGGACAAACTAAGGCTATTCATAAAGTCATAGTTAATGGACTCAAGAAAAGGTTAAATGATGtgaagggaaaatgggtgga is a genomic window of Quercus lobata isolate SW786 chromosome 2, ValleyOak3.0 Primary Assembly, whole genome shotgun sequence containing:
- the LOC115978280 gene encoding 2-methylene-furan-3-one reductase-like, with amino-acid sequence MAAPSTASIPSKNKAWVYSEYGNPIDVLKLDSNVTLPEVKEDQVLVKVVAASLNPVDSKRMLGYFKETDSPLPIVAGYDVAGVVVKVGSQVKNFKEGDEVYGDLNEKALDHPKSYGTLAEYTAVEERLLALKPKNLSFVEAASLPLAIETAYEGLERTEFSAGKSILVLGGAGGVGTHIIQLAKHVFGASKVAATSSTGKLELLKSLGADLAIDYTKENFEDLPEKFDVVYDAVGQTDKAVKAVKKDGHVVTIVGPVIPPATMFVLTSKGSILEKLKPYLESGKVKPVIDPKSPFPFSKTVEAFSYLNTNRATGKVVVYPIP
- the LOC115971082 gene encoding uncharacterized protein LOC115971082 — protein: MAVYSKDEVLMCKVFPSSLGPVAMRWFGGLRTGSINSFKELTQAFGSHFITCTRVPRPLDSLLSLSMREGETLKTYLDRYWEMHNEIEDNFEDVAISTFKSSLPTEHGLRKSLTGKPVTSLRQLMDSIDKYKRLEEDQQLGKGKAKVIPHERRDFRLD